Below is a window of Clostridia bacterium DNA.
CAACCTGCTTTAACCTCAAACCAGGGAAAGCTCTGTTCACATTCCTTCAGCATCGCATTTAGCACCCCGTCGTCAACCAAGCACACTATGGCTATTTCCCTAAAACTTTCATTATCTAAAGCAAAAAGCTCACCGTAATCCACGCCCTGGCGCGAATAGAAATGATCAATAGCTAAAAGCGCCAGTTCAGGAGGAGCAAAAGGCCTCCGCTGAAAGCGTTGTCCGTCGTAGACAGGTGGCTGGACTTTTCGAATCCAATCGAGCACCCCCCGTATCGTACCGCTGCTAAGGGATATGTTGGCCTCATTAGGAAACTGGTCCATAAGATCCGCCACTACTAGCTCCAGCAGCATCCGGTTATTAACACGAGCTGACGTCAAACTCCATAAGTGTTTACAGACCGTACGGTAGGTCCAAGAAAATCGATCTATATTTGGATTTGACGAATCCCATAGCATAAAATGGTAAAAGTGCAGTAGGTCAAAGAATAACGCTGGGTGCTTGGATAACACCCCTGCACATACGCGTCCCCGCTCCGTTAACGCAAGACCATTATTTTCCAGCAGACCAAGTTTCCGCATCCGCGTTAGTTGCTCGGCAAGTGTTCCGGTTTTTCTCCCCTTGGCCTCGAGGGCGCTTCGTACTTCCTCAACGCTTTGAGGCGCATCATTCATTAAGATCCAGAGAACTGCCTGGACAGCTTCGGGGGTTGCCTGATATCGCACGTGGAAAGAATCACCCATGTTAATACACCTTTCTAGCCTCAAGGAATCTCGAGTAATTTGGGGACCATTGCGATATAATGCCCCAAGCCTCAACATGCTTGTTTATAGCCTCAACAGTTTCAGCCATAGACAAGAGATTGTGTAACAAGCGTTTATCCCGACTGTTGGAGATCTCGCGAAAATCAGTACAGAACGGACACTCATGACCAGTCAAATCTTTCAATTGCAAAAAGTCATGTTCACTGAGAGCGCCTCTGCCTTTCTCTATCCTCCTGAACGACACATTATACGCACGTGTAAAGGGAAAATAGATGTTCCCGTAAGCAGCAGCTTTGATCCATCCGCTGCTATCCAATGAAGTAACTCCCATGTTGCCAAGCACATAGGCAGTTGGTGGGTTTCCAACTCCGAAAATGTGCATTCTGGCTTGCGGATATCGACGAATGATGAAGGCTATGCTTTCAAGAGATCTTTCATCAAGGATGTTGATACCAGAGTCAGAGCCCCGGGTTGCAAAACTGCCAAACCCCAACTGCTCTATACCCAATCTCTTAAAGTTTTCCAAGCAATAGCACACTTCGTCCAGGCTTTTCCCCTGTATTACTCCGATGGTTCTCTCCCTTAAATGGGAGGGGAGTTCCCAGTAGAACTGGCGCCCACCTTCAACAGTAATACGTACCTTCTGCTCTATCTCCTTAGGGCTATCTAAACTGGTTGGTGGGTAATCCGGCAAGACATAGTAATCTGCCCAATCGTTCTCCTTATAAAAGCGGAGGAGTTGAGTGTAGAGCGCATAGTAGCCAATAACACCCCTTTGCACCTGATAACCACCAGAATCAAAATAGATCTTTTTAACCGTACCTTCTTCCTTCAGTTGTTTGATCAGGCGAAGGGTCTCTGCTCTTGAGAAGAGGGGGCTTATAAGAACGTTTTCAAAGGGCTTCAGGGTTGTGTTGTGGTTCTTCAGTTCGTGAAGCAACAGCCTGAGATCTCTTGGTGCGATACCCAGTGTACAGACAAACCTAAGGTTTATCATCTAGAGCCCGAACCTCCACACATTCAAATCGCGTCTCTTGCCGCTGTCTACTCGCACTAACTGAAAGCCTAACGAAGAATAGAAATGATTAGCAGGCAAATTAGCAGGGCATTTAAGGAAGATTTCTAGCTGATTACGTTGGCGAGCATGTTCCGTTAGAGCAAAGACCAGCTCCGTCCCAATCCCTTGTCGCTTGAAATGGTTGGCTAGAGCGATCTCGTAAACAGTAGTGGTCTTGTCGCGGCGGTGCCGGAAGCGAACGAATCCAGCTACGACACCGTGAACCTTCGCTACAAGAAGCCACCCTTTGTCCACTGCTTCAAGAAATGCAGCCTTGGGAATGAATCCGCAGTCAGTTCGATGGTCGTCCGCTATTTTCTTAATGGCCGACACGTCCTCCGCGCTGGCCACCAAGATGCGAAGAGGCCCTCTCACCCCAATACTCTGAGACTGCCCGCCAAGATGCAAATCCCTTACGCTCGCTGTCTTTCTACCTGTCAATGCCTTTTCTCCCTTCCGGCATCAAGCGCGGGTTAAACATGCGAGCTATGCTATTCCGGCGCTCCTAATGGTTCGCAAGGCGGAGCATTCCGTACTACTAACGTACCCTTACTGTAACATATGCACGACGACACAAAGTGTCGTTCTGGCTCGAGTTCGACAAAAATCCGCAAAAAACTAGCCAGGTGGGGAGGCCCAAGAAGGGCAAGCCAAAGTCCACCTGGCTTAATTTTCCACGCCGCCTAGTTAAATTCCTGCCAGTGGTAGTTCAATCAGCTGAAAATTGTCGAACACTAGCACCCTGCTTTACTATCTGGCTGCCAATCCGGTAAAACAAGCAGCGGGCCGGCAGCTTTTCTCCAGGGCAGATGGCGCTGCCTGTCCGGCCCGGCCTGCCCAAAGTCGCATCGGTTACCAGCCCGAGCGAGGATCGTGCCAGTACACCCGTTTTCCGTTGATCGACCCTCTCCTAATGCCAGGCGCTCCGCCCTCTTGCAAAAAGCAGCGTTACCAGTCAGACTGGCGCAGGCAAAAGGAACAAAACCAAGGAAGCTGAGCGCCCCAAGACCTGAATACAACTGGCTCATTGGCAGAAGTATCTGATCTAGCTAATGCCTACTACTATCCGAGGTAAACCAAATAAATGATCTGGCCCGGCCAGATGACATCAGGGTTAGTGATCTGCGGGTTTTGCCGTAAAAGCCGCCTTAGCCCGATCCGGAAACGCCTAGCTATGCCATACATGGTATCCCCGGGCTGGATCACGTATTCAATATAGCTTCCCGGCGGCAACACCGGCTGGGGGTAGCCAGGGACCTCGATGATCATACCCGGATAAGCTTCTCCGCCTGGCAAGACAGGATTGGCTGCCTGAAGTTCCGCTACCCCCACCCCAAAGCGG
It encodes the following:
- a CDS encoding LysM peptidoglycan-binding domain-containing protein; its protein translation is MRYLMQPNENLEVISARFGVGVAELQAANPVLPGGEAYPGMIIEVPGYPQPVLPPGSYIEYVIQPGDTMYGIARRFRIGLRRLLRQNPQITNPDVIWPGQIIYLVYLG
- a CDS encoding GNAT family N-acetyltransferase; the protein is MTGRKTASVRDLHLGGQSQSIGVRGPLRILVASAEDVSAIKKIADDHRTDCGFIPKAAFLEAVDKGWLLVAKVHGVVAGFVRFRHRRDKTTTVYEIALANHFKRQGIGTELVFALTEHARQRNQLEIFLKCPANLPANHFYSSLGFQLVRVDSGKRRDLNVWRFGL